A stretch of DNA from Acinetobacter sp. C26M:
GCAGGCTTAATCCTCAATATAGTGTTGTACTGCATTGGCTAAACGGCTTTCACCTTGTAGTTGCAGTCCATCCACCACGCCCAAAGCATCTGGCTTTTCCCGATTTTGGCTGAGTTTAAACTTTCCTGTGATCTGTGAGATTGGAATTTCGATCCCGACAATGCCTTGCAATTCCTGAGCAATATATTCGTCTGGTGCATCCGACATTTTCCAAGGCGTTGCTTGTTTGGCTTCATGGGTACGTGTCAGTCTGGCCAAGATGCCGCGTAGTGCTTTTTCATCATGTAAGAAATTGATGCTTCCTTTGACGTGAACCACTTGATAGTTCCATGTGGGTACATGTCGATGGTGTTGTTGCTTGCTTGGATACCAATTCGGTGAGATATAACCTTGTTCACCCTGAAAAATAATTAAAACTGTTGCACCATTTTCAATTTGAGTATGTAGCGGATTATTCTTGGCAATATGTGCAATCAGCGTCGCTGCGTGGCTGTGCTCATCACGTAGTAAATGAAAGGGTAAATGATTGGCTTCTAAGCCTTCAGAACTATGACTTATTAGCGTGGCAAAAGGGTAGTCCTGAATCAGTTGGTATAATTTTTCAAGATCTGTTTCTTCAAATATTTCAGGTAAATACATAGCTTATTCCTTCGATTATTCTAAATGCCCCAAGCGTTTCTTTTTATTGGGTGAAGACTTTCTGTAGCTGCCGGGACTGACACCCGTCCATTTTTTAAAGGCACGATGGAAAGCACTGGGATCATGGAAATGCAAATCATCACTGATGTTCTGGATTGAATCATTACTTTTACTCAGTCGTTCAATGGCAATATCACAGCGAATATCATTTTTAAGCTGCTGATAACTGACGCCTTCTTGCTTTAGGCGGCGTTGAATGGTGGCAGTCGACATATTCAATTGCTGTGCAATCTCTTTCAGCTCGTCCCATTGTGATGGTGGCTGTAGCAGCAGTTGACGGCGGATTTGCAAGCTTAACGAGTTCTCATTTTTAAAGCGTACAATCAGGTTATAAGGCGTGTGTTTGAGAAAATCTTTGAGTGCTTGTTTATCTTTTTTGATTTTATGCTTGAGATAATGCGCGTCAAACTCGATTTGGTTTTGCTCGGCATTAAATTGAATGTTCTCGCAAAAACGCACCCGATAATCTTGTATTTCCACAGGCGGGTGGCATCTAAAACTCATTTTATGAAAGCCAATGCGCTGATCACTCAACCAACACATCAAACTATGCACCAACATTAAATAGGTTGAATAGGTAAACATCCGTTTTGGGTGCTCACGATCATGCAAGATCAGATAGGCCTTACTGCCTTTTTGAATCAATTCACCCCGAATATCATCCAGCACCAAACTTAAAAATTTTAAAATTTCTTGGATGGCTTGCTCCAGCGTTTCGGCATTAAACGCTAATTTGGCTAATAGGCTATAACTGCCTCGGCGCATGGGATGAGTGTCCATACCGAGAAACTCATCATTCATACTTTCAGCAAGCTCGACCCATAACTGAGCACATTGGGTCACAGGCACTCGCGCCTTGGAGGAGGTTAAGAGCTCTGCTGAAATACCTGCACGATTGGCGATATTGACAATATTCAACCCACGACTTGCAGCAACACTTAATGCTTCACGAATTAAAGCATTTGAAATAGTGTCCTTAGCCGAATTAAGATCGAGGTTGAGGTTTTTGTTCATATATCAATAAAATACAGGAGAAGAATGAAATCGAATG
This window harbors:
- a CDS encoding FMN-binding negative transcriptional regulator; the encoded protein is MYLPEIFEETDLEKLYQLIQDYPFATLISHSSEGLEANHLPFHLLRDEHSHAATLIAHIAKNNPLHTQIENGATVLIIFQGEQGYISPNWYPSKQQHHRHVPTWNYQVVHVKGSINFLHDEKALRGILARLTRTHEAKQATPWKMSDAPDEYIAQELQGIVGIEIPISQITGKFKLSQNREKPDALGVVDGLQLQGESRLANAVQHYIED
- a CDS encoding AraC family transcriptional regulator, with protein sequence MNKNLNLDLNSAKDTISNALIREALSVAASRGLNIVNIANRAGISAELLTSSKARVPVTQCAQLWVELAESMNDEFLGMDTHPMRRGSYSLLAKLAFNAETLEQAIQEILKFLSLVLDDIRGELIQKGSKAYLILHDREHPKRMFTYSTYLMLVHSLMCWLSDQRIGFHKMSFRCHPPVEIQDYRVRFCENIQFNAEQNQIEFDAHYLKHKIKKDKQALKDFLKHTPYNLIVRFKNENSLSLQIRRQLLLQPPSQWDELKEIAQQLNMSTATIQRRLKQEGVSYQQLKNDIRCDIAIERLSKSNDSIQNISDDLHFHDPSAFHRAFKKWTGVSPGSYRKSSPNKKKRLGHLE